TGAGGTGGTCGAGGCGGAAGAGGTCGCTGAGTTCGTCGGGATCGTCTGAGCGGCGTTCCATGCTGTCGAGCAGACCGAGCTGGCGGTGGACGAGGATCTGGCTGCGGCGGGCGAGGTTGACGAAGACCCCGGAGATGCCGCTGGCGAGTTCGGCGCGTTCGACCGCCGCGCGGAGGGCGGCACGGTGCACGGTGCCGAGGGCCTCGGCGACCTGACCGATCTCGTCCTCCGCGGGCGGACCGGGCGGGGCCTCGGTGTCGACGTCGATCTCCTCGCCTGCGCGCAGTCTGCGCATGGCGTGGGGCAGCTGGCGGCGGGCGATCTCCAGGGCGCCGTTGCGCAGACTCACCAGTTCGACGACCAGAGCGCGTCCGATGCGTACGGAGATGACGAGGGAGGCGGCGACCGCGGCGAGGCCGAGGAGCACGGCGGCCCCGGCCGGGGTGAGCAGTGCGCGGGTGAACGGGTCGGCCCGGTCGGCGACTTCGCGGCCGGCGTCCGCCTCGATGTCGCGCATGTCCTCCTGCACGCGCGCGTGGGCGGACGTCCAGGCTGCTGCGGGGACGGCCTTCAGCACCTGTGACCCGGCATGGCCCGCGAGCACCGCGTCCTCCAGGGCGCGCAGGTCGGCGTAGGCGTTTCCGCCGGCGAGTGCCTGCCAGGCGGCGCGTTCCGGGCCGCGCAGGTCCGCGCCGGCGGCGTCGGTGAGGGTGCGGCGTGTGCCGACGGCGCCGGTGAACAGACGCAACCGCTCGCGGTCGAGGCTTCCGGCGATGTGGGCGCCGGACAGGAGGGTGTCCTCCTGCGCCAGCGCCTCGCCCGCGCGGGAGAACTCGAGCAGTACGCGCGCGTCGGAGCCGAGTTCGGCGTCCTGGATGCCGGTGAGCGCGCCGCCCACGCCGAAGGCCGTGGAGATGGTCGTGGTGTACCGCTCGTACGTCTCGGCCCAGCCGCTGCGGCGGTCGAGGACCGAGGTCCGCAGCGCACGCAGGTCTTCGGCGCCGGTCACGAAGCCGGCGAGGCGTTCGGCCACCCCTGCGGGCAGGTCGGTGCCGTCGGCGACGGTGTGGCGGTCGCCCAGACGCAGCGCGTCCACCGCCCGGTCGGTGCGTCGTGCGAGTCCGCGCAGCGCCCTCTCCCGTTCCGTGGAGGGTGCGGTGGCGTAGCGTACGGCGGCCGCGCGTTCGGCCTGGAGCGCCGCGACGGCGTCGGCGACCGGGCCGCGTACTGAGGCGTCGACGCGTTGCAGCTGGCGGTGGCGGGCGACGTCCTGGGCGGTGGTCACGGTGGCGTACGCCCAGAGCGCGAGCAGGGAGACGACCGGCACCATCAGCAGGCAGACGATCTTGGCCCGGACGGTGCGGGGGCGCAGGCGCCGGCGCCCCGTGCGGGTGGGTGGGCCGGCCGTCGGGGCACTGGTCCCGTCGGTTGCGAGGTGTTCGTCGGCGGCCGGGGGTCCGGCGTGGGCGCGGCGCCCCCGTATCGCGGGTTGGGGCGGCGTCTCGGCAGCGGCTGTCGGGGTCCTGCGGGGTGTACGCATGGCCTCCTCGATCAGGGTTCGGGGGCGGGCTTCGCAGGCCGTCGCGCGCGGCTAGTGGGCGGCGGCGTTCTCGACCGGCCGCTGGGCCGACGCGGATGCCTCGCGCTCACCGGCCGTCGGCGACAGGGCGACGAACGCCGAGGTGAGGAAGAGGTAGGACCCGAGGCCGACGGCGAGGGGGAAGATGAACTGCATCGCCGTGGCCCCGGGCAGGACCGCCGCGGACGGAGTGACCTCCACGCGGACCGCCCACATCGCGGTGTAGTGCATGCTGCTCACCGCTCCGCCCATGACGAGGGAGGCGACGGTGACCGCGAGGGGCGACCTGATGTTGAGTGCCGCCCAGAGGGCGGCGGTGGCGGCGACGACGGCGATCGCGACGGAGAGGGCGACGAGCGCCGGATCGTAGGTCACGTCGCCGTGCAGCCGCACGGCCGCCATGCCCAGGTAGTGCATGCTCGCGACGCCCAAACCGGTGGTGAGCCCGCCCAACAGGAGCGCCCGGGTGCGGTCCCGGCTGTAGCCGACGGCGAAGACGCCGCCGCAGACCACGAGCATGGCGACCAGGAGGCTCAGGACGGTCAGCGGCACGTCGTAGCGGATCTCGGTGCCGTCGACGCCGAAGCCGAGCATCGCCACGAAGTGCATGGTCCAGATGCCGGTGCCGATCGCCGAGGCGGCGGTGACGAGCCAGTTGCGGCGGGACCTGCCGGTGGTGGCGAGCGCGCGGACCGTGCAGCGCAGTCCGAGGGCGGCGCCGATGCAGGCCATGGCGTACGACAGCGCGGGGGTCAGCCAGCCGAAGGTGGCGTGGTCCAGGTGTCCCATGGCCCCGGGACGCTAGTGGGGGCACGGGAGCACGGAGGGGGCGCATTTCGAAAGCTGCCGCAATGTGACGCATATATGCATGGGGACGACCGCCTCCCGCCCGAACGTGCGCGTCATCCCCTCCGCCGTTCCGGTGAGGGATCATGCGGAGCATGAGCGACGACCACACACACGTCCAGGAGTTCTTCGCGGCGCGCGCGGCCCAATGGGACGCCCGGTTCCCCGACGACGGGCCCGCCTACGCCGCCGCGGTCGCCGAACTCGGCCTGCGCGAGGGTGACCGGGTGCTCGACGCGGGGTGCGGCACGGGACGGGCCCTGCCGCCGTTGCGCGGCGCCGTGGGAGCCTCGGGAGTGGTCCTCGGGGCCGATCTGACGCCCGCCATGCTGGAGGCCGCCGTACGGGCCGGGCGGGACCGTGACGGGCGGCTGGTGCTCGCCGACGTCGGCCGCCTGCCGCTGCGTACGGCATCGCTCGACGCGGTGTTCGCCGCGGGGCTCGTCGCACACCTCCCGAGCCCCGCGGAGAATCTGCGGGAGCTGGCCCGGGTGGTCAGGCCGGGCGGCACGCTGGCGCTCTTCCACCCCATCGGCCGGGCGGCGCTCGCCGCGCGGCAGGGGCGGCGGATCACCCCCGAGGACCTGCGCGCCGAGGCGAACCTGAGGCCGCTGCTGGCGGGTTCGGGCTGGCGCATGACGTCCTACGTCGACGAGGACGCGCGCTTCCTGGCGCTCGCCACACGGGTGGGCTGAGCCCCGTCGTCGCCCGGGGGATCGCGCCGAGCAGGGTCCTGAATGCGCCGTTCGCCGCGCTTCACCCCGCCCTCCCCCTTCTGTGGCAGCGCGTCCGTC
This genomic stretch from Streptomyces deccanensis harbors:
- a CDS encoding nitrate- and nitrite sensing domain-containing protein yields the protein MRTPRRTPTAAAETPPQPAIRGRRAHAGPPAADEHLATDGTSAPTAGPPTRTGRRRLRPRTVRAKIVCLLMVPVVSLLALWAYATVTTAQDVARHRQLQRVDASVRGPVADAVAALQAERAAAVRYATAPSTERERALRGLARRTDRAVDALRLGDRHTVADGTDLPAGVAERLAGFVTGAEDLRALRTSVLDRRSGWAETYERYTTTISTAFGVGGALTGIQDAELGSDARVLLEFSRAGEALAQEDTLLSGAHIAGSLDRERLRLFTGAVGTRRTLTDAAGADLRGPERAAWQALAGGNAYADLRALEDAVLAGHAGSQVLKAVPAAAWTSAHARVQEDMRDIEADAGREVADRADPFTRALLTPAGAAVLLGLAAVAASLVISVRIGRALVVELVSLRNGALEIARRQLPHAMRRLRAGEEIDVDTEAPPGPPAEDEIGQVAEALGTVHRAALRAAVERAELASGISGVFVNLARRSQILVHRQLGLLDSMERRSDDPDELSDLFRLDHLTTRMRRHAESLIILSGAAPGRAWRMPVSLTNVVRAAVSEIEDYARVELRQLPEARIAGTAVADLTHLLAELVENAAQFSPPHTRVRVTGEPVGNGYALEVEDRGLGMGKETLAEANRRIEQSEALDLFDSDRLGLFVVSRLAARHGIKVHLRPSPYGGTTAVILLPTTLLQSGAAERSPGASAEAPPQPEEREYARVTAAPQQERVEQSTDRPALTAPVASAGRTTGDGPPEPPPGVTTLRPHRRPPEPEGTDDLPRRVRQTHLAPQLRERHTGQPPPTAPPGAEDERTPELVRDRMAAYRDGWARGGGRAPGRRAGHGPTTAGDSSEGDPA
- a CDS encoding MHYT domain-containing protein, whose protein sequence is MGHLDHATFGWLTPALSYAMACIGAALGLRCTVRALATTGRSRRNWLVTAASAIGTGIWTMHFVAMLGFGVDGTEIRYDVPLTVLSLLVAMLVVCGGVFAVGYSRDRTRALLLGGLTTGLGVASMHYLGMAAVRLHGDVTYDPALVALSVAIAVVAATAALWAALNIRSPLAVTVASLVMGGAVSSMHYTAMWAVRVEVTPSAAVLPGATAMQFIFPLAVGLGSYLFLTSAFVALSPTAGEREASASAQRPVENAAAH
- a CDS encoding class I SAM-dependent methyltransferase yields the protein MSDDHTHVQEFFAARAAQWDARFPDDGPAYAAAVAELGLREGDRVLDAGCGTGRALPPLRGAVGASGVVLGADLTPAMLEAAVRAGRDRDGRLVLADVGRLPLRTASLDAVFAAGLVAHLPSPAENLRELARVVRPGGTLALFHPIGRAALAARQGRRITPEDLRAEANLRPLLAGSGWRMTSYVDEDARFLALATRVG